From the Rhodoferax mekongensis genome, one window contains:
- a CDS encoding YceH family protein has protein sequence MTTPLLLTPVEARVLATLMEKARTVPDSYPLTLNSLLLGCNQKTSREPLMELSESEVSSAVDSLREAGLVHETSGGRAVKFTHNAQRGIGVPEQSAVLLGLLMLRGPQTAAELRLNAERWYRFADTSSVEAFLDELQERSEEKGGPLVIKLDRAPGAREQRWAHLLCGPVDASAALGSRSGAVTGPANVELQARVTQLEAEVADLRATVLKLCAELGMSPPGQE, from the coding sequence ATGACCACCCCCCTCCTGCTCACCCCTGTCGAAGCCCGCGTGCTGGCCACCCTGATGGAAAAAGCCCGCACGGTGCCCGACAGCTATCCGCTTACCCTGAACAGCCTGTTGCTGGGCTGCAACCAAAAGACCAGCCGGGAGCCGCTGATGGAGCTGAGCGAATCCGAAGTCAGCAGCGCCGTCGACAGCCTGCGCGAAGCCGGTTTGGTGCATGAAACCAGCGGCGGACGCGCCGTCAAGTTCACCCACAACGCCCAACGCGGCATCGGTGTGCCCGAGCAAAGCGCGGTGCTGCTGGGCCTCTTGATGCTGCGCGGCCCGCAGACCGCGGCCGAACTGCGCTTGAATGCAGAGCGCTGGTACCGTTTTGCCGACACCTCGTCGGTCGAAGCGTTTCTGGACGAGCTGCAAGAACGCAGTGAAGAAAAAGGCGGCCCCCTGGTCATCAAGCTGGACCGCGCACCTGGTGCCCGCGAACAACGTTGGGCCCACCTGCTGTGCGGGCCGGTGGACGCCAGCGCGGCACTGGGCAGCCGGTCCGGCGCCGTAACGGGCCCGGCCAACGTGGAGCTTCAGGCCCGTGTAACGCAACTGGAAGCGGAGGTAGCCGACCTGCGCGCCACCGTACTAAAACTGTGCGCCGAACTCGGAATGTCACCACCTGGACAAGAATAA
- a CDS encoding acyl-CoA dehydrogenase family protein — translation MDFDFSDDQEQLRDAVRKYVDKGYTFDRRRAAEKAGGFDAAAYAELAELGLTGLYVPEDDGGMGMGPIEGMVVMEELGRGLVMEPLAQSLIAGAVLAGYADAATRTAWLPGVASGEKLVTLAYQERGSRYALDAIAGKAHQAPGGYVLNATKSIVAAGDKADAYIVSAKVNSVMGLFLVERESAGVSTRGYNTQGGGRAAEVAFKNAPATLITTQGQAALEHAVDIGIAATCAEAVGVMDKTLDITAEYMNTRKQFGVAISSFQALRHRMADMKMQLELARSMSFYASLKLNAPAPERRAAMARAKYQLGTSMRFIGQQAVQLHGGIGVTDEYIVSHYFRKLTELELSFGDTLHHLGEVSARMQDTAGVFA, via the coding sequence ATGGACTTTGATTTTTCTGACGACCAGGAACAACTGCGCGACGCGGTGCGCAAATACGTTGACAAGGGCTACACCTTCGATCGCCGCCGCGCGGCCGAGAAAGCCGGTGGCTTTGATGCCGCCGCCTATGCCGAGCTGGCGGAGCTGGGACTTACCGGCCTCTATGTGCCGGAAGACGACGGCGGCATGGGCATGGGCCCCATTGAAGGCATGGTGGTGATGGAAGAGCTGGGCCGCGGCTTGGTGATGGAGCCTCTGGCGCAGAGCCTGATCGCCGGTGCGGTATTGGCAGGCTATGCGGATGCCGCCACCCGTACCGCCTGGCTGCCCGGTGTGGCCAGCGGCGAAAAGTTGGTGACACTGGCCTACCAGGAGCGCGGCAGCCGCTACGCTCTGGACGCCATTGCAGGAAAAGCGCACCAGGCGCCCGGTGGCTATGTGCTGAACGCTACGAAAAGCATAGTGGCTGCCGGCGACAAGGCCGATGCGTACATCGTCTCCGCCAAGGTCAACAGCGTGATGGGCCTGTTTTTGGTGGAGCGCGAATCCGCGGGCGTCAGCACCCGGGGCTACAACACCCAGGGCGGTGGCCGCGCGGCTGAAGTTGCCTTCAAAAATGCTCCTGCCACCCTGATCACCACCCAAGGCCAGGCTGCGCTGGAACACGCAGTGGACATCGGCATTGCCGCCACCTGCGCAGAGGCCGTGGGCGTGATGGACAAGACACTGGACATCACCGCCGAGTACATGAACACCCGCAAGCAGTTCGGGGTGGCGATCAGCAGCTTCCAGGCGCTACGCCATCGCATGGCCGACATGAAGATGCAGCTGGAGCTGGCCCGCTCCATGAGTTTTTATGCCAGCCTCAAGCTCAATGCACCCGCACCGGAACGCCGTGCCGCCATGGCCCGCGCCAAGTACCAGCTGGGCACCAGCATGCGCTTCATCGGCCAGCAGGCGGTGCAATTGCATGGCGGCATTGGTGTGACGGACGAGTACATCGTGAGCCACTACTTCCGCAAGCTCACCGAACTGGAATTGAGTTTTGGCGACACCCTGCACCATCTGGGTGAAGTGTCAGCGCGCATGCAAGACACCGCAGGGGTGTTTGCCTGA
- a CDS encoding tetratricopeptide repeat protein, whose protein sequence is MNKSIWKWALVLGMVAGSAAWAQQEPSLNEIYATAQAGKLEQAQVMVQQVLVSHPNSAKAHYVRSELYARQGQLASARESLAKAEKLAPGLPFAKPEAVQALRSQLAGSQGSAAVAHTNAAPVAYSSPAPSSSGGWVLPVLLAGGVMALAFFAFRRRTPDVQVLQPAYGSTMGGGLSGPQTFGSPAPNTYGPQSYGPTYGAGYGQAPGSGLGSKIMGGVATGLAVGAGVMVAEAIGRNLMGGHDTVREQFNVGNPIPDSSHLNNDINRDMGGADFGINDSTTWDDPGVSGDSSSDWDT, encoded by the coding sequence ATGAACAAAAGCATCTGGAAATGGGCACTGGTACTGGGTATGGTGGCCGGCAGTGCCGCGTGGGCTCAGCAGGAGCCGTCCCTCAACGAGATTTACGCCACCGCGCAGGCCGGCAAGCTGGAGCAGGCGCAGGTCATGGTGCAGCAGGTACTGGTTTCGCACCCCAACAGTGCCAAGGCCCACTATGTGCGCAGCGAGCTGTATGCCCGACAGGGCCAACTTGCCAGCGCACGTGAGTCGCTGGCCAAAGCGGAAAAATTGGCTCCCGGTCTGCCCTTTGCCAAACCCGAGGCGGTGCAGGCTTTGCGCAGCCAGCTCGCGGGCAGCCAGGGTAGCGCTGCGGTGGCTCATACCAACGCGGCTCCGGTGGCTTACAGCAGCCCCGCACCCTCCTCGTCAGGCGGCTGGGTGCTGCCAGTCCTGCTGGCCGGCGGCGTGATGGCTTTGGCGTTTTTTGCTTTCCGCCGCCGTACACCGGATGTGCAGGTGCTCCAGCCTGCTTATGGCTCCACCATGGGCGGAGGGTTGAGTGGCCCTCAGACTTTTGGCAGCCCCGCACCCAATACCTATGGTCCGCAGTCCTACGGCCCGACTTATGGTGCCGGGTATGGTCAAGCCCCTGGCAGTGGTCTGGGGAGCAAGATCATGGGCGGTGTTGCCACCGGGCTGGCGGTGGGCGCCGGCGTGATGGTGGCTGAGGCTATTGGCCGCAACCTCATGGGCGGGCACGACACGGTGCGTGAACAGTTCAACGTCGGTAACCCGATACCGGACAGCAGCCACCTGAACAATGACATCAACCGCGACATGGGCGGAGCAGATTTTGGTATCAACGACAGCACCACCTGGGACGACCCCGGAGTTTCCGGGGACTCGTCCTCGGATTGGGATACTTGA
- a CDS encoding histone deacetylase family protein — protein sequence MLPAFISHPDCARHEMGPDHPECPERLGAIQDMLLLRGLLDYMNTYDAPLATEAQLGRAHAINYVHELMEASPKEGYHKVDPDTDMNPFTVRAALRAAGAAVQATDLVISGQVPTAFCSVRPPGHHAERSAAMGFCFFNNVAVGIRHALDVHGLERVALIDFDVHHGNGSEDIFRGDERVLMCSIFEQGLYPYNGEKAVGPNMMNVGLPARSGSDKFREAVATQWVPALDAFAPQLIYISAGFDAHREDDMGNLGLVDADYAWVTRQLMAVAQRHCQGRIISCLEGGYVLNPLARSVAEHVKVLIGAD from the coding sequence ATGCTGCCCGCCTTTATTTCCCACCCCGACTGCGCCCGACATGAAATGGGGCCGGACCACCCAGAGTGCCCCGAACGCTTGGGCGCCATCCAGGACATGCTGCTGCTGCGCGGCCTGCTGGACTACATGAACACCTATGACGCACCGCTGGCCACCGAAGCACAGCTGGGTCGGGCCCACGCCATCAACTATGTGCATGAGCTGATGGAAGCGTCTCCCAAAGAGGGTTACCACAAGGTGGACCCGGACACCGACATGAACCCCTTCACCGTACGTGCGGCCTTGCGCGCGGCGGGGGCTGCCGTGCAGGCCACCGATCTGGTCATCAGCGGGCAAGTACCCACCGCTTTTTGCAGCGTGCGCCCGCCGGGCCACCATGCAGAACGCTCGGCTGCCATGGGGTTTTGCTTTTTCAACAATGTGGCCGTCGGCATACGCCATGCGCTGGACGTGCACGGGCTGGAACGCGTGGCCTTGATTGACTTCGATGTGCACCACGGCAATGGCAGTGAAGACATTTTTCGCGGCGATGAACGGGTGCTCATGTGTTCCATTTTCGAGCAGGGACTCTATCCCTACAACGGGGAGAAGGCCGTGGGCCCCAACATGATGAATGTGGGTCTGCCCGCACGCTCGGGCAGCGACAAATTCCGCGAGGCGGTAGCCACCCAGTGGGTGCCTGCGCTGGACGCCTTTGCCCCGCAGCTCATCTACATCTCGGCCGGCTTTGACGCACACCGTGAAGACGATATGGGCAACCTCGGTCTGGTCGATGCCGACTATGCTTGGGTCACCCGACAGCTGATGGCAGTGGCCCAACGGCATTGCCAGGGGCGCATCATCTCTTGTCTGGAGGGCGGCTATGTGCTGAACCCGCTGGCCCGAAGCGTGGCCGAGCACGTCAAAGTCCTCATCGGCGCCGATTGA
- a CDS encoding VOC family protein: MFSHIFVGVKDFERAMRFYTPVMQALGQQQRFVDRSRPWAGWQTEGVARPLFLIGKPFEDEHAAGNGQMTAFLAGSRAQVDAVYQAALAHGGGSEGAPGLRPEYHAHYYGAYFRDTEGNKLCVACHEVVA; this comes from the coding sequence ATGTTTTCCCACATCTTCGTTGGCGTGAAGGATTTCGAGCGCGCCATGCGCTTCTACACCCCCGTGATGCAGGCGCTGGGCCAACAACAGCGCTTTGTGGACCGCAGCCGTCCCTGGGCCGGCTGGCAGACCGAAGGCGTGGCGCGGCCCTTGTTCCTTATCGGCAAGCCGTTTGAAGACGAGCATGCCGCGGGCAATGGGCAGATGACAGCCTTCCTGGCCGGTAGCCGTGCGCAGGTGGATGCGGTGTACCAAGCCGCGTTAGCCCACGGCGGCGGCAGTGAGGGTGCGCCGGGCCTGCGACCTGAGTACCACGCCCACTACTACGGGGCCTACTTTAGGGATACGGAAGGGAACAAGCTGTGTGTGGCTTGTCACGAGGTCGTGGCCTGA
- the xopAW gene encoding EF-hand domain-containing protein, whose protein sequence is MSTISGVSGSSSAWAAVSAQRAQHQAKMFAKVDTDSSGSVDQTELSSMLSDIASKTGTNLGDSKELFTQMDSNSDGSLSGDELDKGMKDLMPPPPSTMDFAQSRGMGGSNGSQDDLFAKVDTDGDGSVSKDELQVLTDKIKSDTGQDVSQNFSQLDTDGSGSLSQAEFDAGRPQPPEDSRGSSGTQGAQDPGGPPPGGGHGGAGKTESSSSATYDPLDTNQDGTVSEIERLVGEIKNAVASLSGNDSDSGSDSTSSASATGTDDSKTSAVIANLAKQIYAQVAQGLGGSTSSLLSASA, encoded by the coding sequence ATGAGCACCATCAGCGGGGTCAGCGGTTCCAGCAGTGCCTGGGCCGCGGTCAGTGCGCAACGGGCCCAGCACCAGGCGAAGATGTTCGCCAAGGTCGACACCGACAGCAGTGGCAGCGTCGACCAGACCGAACTCAGCAGCATGTTGAGCGATATCGCCAGCAAAACAGGCACCAATCTGGGCGACAGCAAAGAACTGTTCACCCAAATGGACAGCAACTCCGACGGCAGCCTCTCCGGCGACGAGCTGGACAAGGGCATGAAAGACCTGATGCCGCCTCCGCCCTCGACCATGGACTTCGCCCAGTCCCGGGGCATGGGTGGCAGCAATGGCAGCCAGGACGACCTGTTCGCCAAGGTTGATACCGATGGCGACGGCTCCGTCAGCAAGGACGAGCTGCAAGTGTTGACCGACAAGATCAAGTCGGACACGGGTCAGGATGTCAGCCAGAATTTCAGCCAGCTCGACACCGACGGCAGTGGCTCCCTGTCGCAAGCGGAGTTCGATGCCGGCCGGCCCCAGCCACCTGAGGATTCCCGAGGCAGCAGTGGCACACAAGGTGCGCAGGACCCCGGTGGACCGCCCCCCGGTGGCGGGCATGGCGGTGCCGGGAAAACAGAGTCCAGCAGCAGTGCGACCTACGACCCCTTGGACACCAACCAGGACGGCACGGTGTCAGAGATTGAGCGCTTGGTGGGAGAAATCAAGAACGCGGTGGCGTCGCTGTCGGGAAATGACAGCGATTCCGGGTCAGACAGCACGTCGTCTGCATCTGCCACCGGCACGGATGACAGCAAAACCAGTGCTGTGATTGCCAACCTTGCCAAGCAGATCTATGCCCAAGTCGCGCAGGGTCTGGGCGGAAGCACAAGCAGTCTGCTCAGCGCTTCAGCATAA
- the purN gene encoding phosphoribosylglycinamide formyltransferase, which produces MKNIVILISGGGSNMAAIVRASQKEDWAGRYGARVAAVVSNKGTAGGLVFAKEQGLNIHVLDHKTYADREAFDAALAEVINLYDTPQEPVLVVLAGFMRILTAGFVGRYAGRLVNIHPSLLPAFGGLNTHQRALDAGCKFAGATVHLVTPELDHGPILEQAVVPVLPGDTADTLAARVLTQEHRIYPRAVAELLSKK; this is translated from the coding sequence ATGAAAAACATCGTGATTTTGATCTCTGGCGGTGGCTCCAACATGGCTGCCATCGTGCGCGCATCCCAAAAAGAAGACTGGGCAGGCCGGTATGGCGCCCGGGTGGCTGCCGTTGTCAGCAACAAAGGCACTGCAGGCGGCCTGGTGTTTGCCAAGGAGCAGGGCCTGAATATCCATGTGCTGGACCATAAAACCTATGCCGACCGCGAAGCGTTTGATGCCGCCCTGGCGGAGGTGATCAACCTCTATGACACGCCGCAGGAACCCGTACTGGTGGTGCTGGCCGGGTTTATGCGCATTCTCACCGCGGGCTTCGTGGGGAGGTATGCAGGGCGACTGGTGAACATTCACCCCTCGCTCTTGCCGGCTTTTGGCGGCTTGAACACGCACCAACGGGCGCTGGATGCCGGTTGCAAATTTGCCGGTGCCACCGTGCACCTGGTGACGCCTGAGCTGGACCATGGACCGATCCTGGAGCAGGCCGTGGTGCCGGTGTTGCCTGGCGATACAGCAGACACCCTGGCCGCCCGGGTGCTCACGCAGGAGCACCGCATTTACCCCCGGGCGGTTGCAGAATTGCTATCAAAAAAGTAG
- a CDS encoding acyl-CoA dehydrogenase family protein: MDLAFTPEEQAFREEVRAWVTSHLPADIAHKVHNALELTREDHQRWAKILGAKGWLGFGWPKEFGGPGWTAIQKHLFEEECALAGAPRVIPFGPVMVAPVIMAFGNAEQQQRFLPGIASGEVWWSQGYSEPGSGSDLASVKTRAERQGNKYIVNGQKTWTTLGQYGEWIFCLVRTSNEGKPQTGISFLLIDMKSPGVTVRPIIMLDGGHEVNEVFFDNVEVPVENLIGEENKGWTYAKHLLSHERTNIADINRSKRELERLKRIAKREGVWEDSRFRDEIAKLEVDVVALEMLVLRVLSAEKSGKNSLDIAGLLKIRGSEIQQRYSELMMLAAGPFALPLIREAMEAGWQGDFPGGEVGNAPLSSTYFNLRKTTIYGGSNEVQRNIVAQVVLG, translated from the coding sequence ATGGATCTGGCATTCACGCCTGAGGAACAGGCTTTCCGCGAGGAGGTGCGCGCTTGGGTGACTTCCCACCTGCCCGCCGACATCGCCCACAAAGTACACAACGCCCTGGAGCTGACCCGCGAAGACCACCAGCGGTGGGCCAAAATTTTGGGCGCCAAAGGCTGGCTGGGTTTCGGCTGGCCCAAGGAATTTGGCGGCCCCGGCTGGACGGCCATCCAAAAGCATTTGTTTGAAGAAGAATGCGCGCTCGCCGGTGCGCCAAGGGTCATCCCCTTCGGCCCGGTGATGGTGGCGCCGGTCATCATGGCCTTTGGCAATGCCGAACAGCAGCAGCGCTTCCTGCCCGGCATTGCCAGCGGTGAAGTGTGGTGGAGCCAGGGCTACAGCGAACCGGGTTCCGGTTCAGACCTGGCTTCAGTCAAGACCCGCGCGGAGCGCCAGGGCAACAAGTACATCGTGAACGGCCAGAAGACCTGGACCACGCTGGGCCAATACGGCGAGTGGATCTTCTGCCTGGTGCGCACCAGCAACGAAGGCAAGCCACAAACCGGCATCAGCTTCCTGCTGATCGACATGAAGAGCCCCGGCGTGACGGTGCGCCCCATCATCATGCTCGACGGCGGCCACGAGGTGAACGAAGTCTTTTTTGACAACGTGGAAGTCCCGGTGGAGAACCTCATCGGTGAAGAAAACAAGGGCTGGACCTACGCCAAACACCTGCTCAGCCACGAGCGCACCAACATTGCCGACATCAACCGCTCCAAGCGCGAGCTGGAGCGCCTCAAGCGCATCGCCAAGCGCGAAGGCGTATGGGAAGACAGCCGTTTCCGCGATGAAATCGCCAAACTGGAAGTGGATGTGGTGGCCCTGGAGATGCTGGTGCTGCGCGTGCTGTCGGCGGAGAAGAGCGGCAAGAACTCGCTGGACATTGCCGGCTTGTTGAAGATCCGTGGCAGCGAGATCCAGCAGCGTTATAGCGAATTGATGATGCTGGCTGCCGGCCCATTTGCCCTGCCCCTCATCCGTGAAGCCATGGAAGCCGGCTGGCAAGGCGACTTCCCCGGCGGCGAGGTGGGCAATGCGCCCTTGTCATCCACCTACTTCAACCTGCGCAAGACCACCATCTATGGCGGCAGCAACGAGGTGCAACGAAACATTGTGGCCCAAGTTGTCCTTGGCTAG
- a CDS encoding AI-2E family transporter, translating to MTLKATPHSSSRFPPRMVTASAYVLAGGVCLAVLVYGLLPGLLAVCLGFMATQALSTSRRLGRLRPSAFAAAAWVIIVPLVVLALILSNAKGMVFGAVAQYEALLHHLAGTVLEIRQKLPPNLAAHLPDELVAAQAWLAAYLQSQAHALTGFGSAGLQGGLLAYVGLVIGALIVGSPGADNPAPLRAAARARARYFISAFRQIVVAQFWIAAFNAVCTALFLFGALPLVDVHIPYSGMLVALTFFAGLIPIVGNLLCNGVLTLAGVSVAPMVGLACLMFLIAIHKFEYVINAKVVGKRTGTSAWELLTVMFVGEAIFGVAGLVAAPLYYAYIKRELLEVGLV from the coding sequence ATGACGCTCAAAGCCACCCCTCACTCTTCCTCCCGTTTCCCCCCTCGAATGGTCACCGCCAGCGCCTATGTGCTGGCGGGGGGGGTGTGCCTTGCGGTTCTGGTCTATGGCCTGCTGCCCGGCCTTTTGGCGGTATGCCTCGGATTCATGGCGACACAGGCCCTGAGCACCAGTCGCCGCTTGGGGCGCCTGCGGCCCAGTGCATTTGCGGCAGCAGCTTGGGTGATCATCGTTCCGCTGGTCGTGCTGGCATTGATTTTGTCCAACGCCAAAGGCATGGTCTTCGGTGCGGTTGCGCAGTACGAGGCCTTGCTTCACCATCTGGCGGGCACGGTGCTGGAAATCCGCCAGAAGTTGCCACCCAACCTGGCCGCCCACCTTCCTGATGAGCTCGTCGCTGCACAAGCCTGGCTGGCTGCCTACCTGCAGAGCCAGGCCCATGCGCTGACGGGCTTTGGCTCTGCCGGCCTGCAAGGCGGGCTTTTGGCCTACGTGGGCTTGGTTATCGGCGCGCTGATTGTGGGCTCGCCCGGTGCAGACAATCCAGCGCCTTTGCGTGCCGCCGCCCGTGCACGGGCCCGGTATTTCATCAGTGCGTTCCGGCAGATCGTGGTGGCCCAGTTCTGGATCGCCGCCTTCAATGCCGTGTGTACGGCGCTGTTTCTGTTCGGCGCTTTGCCCCTGGTGGACGTGCATATTCCCTACTCGGGCATGCTGGTGGCGCTGACGTTTTTTGCCGGACTGATCCCGATTGTCGGGAACCTCTTGTGTAACGGGGTACTGACGCTGGCCGGTGTATCGGTCGCGCCCATGGTGGGCTTGGCCTGCCTGATGTTTTTGATTGCCATCCACAAGTTCGAGTACGTGATCAACGCCAAAGTCGTAGGCAAGCGCACCGGCACCTCCGCATGGGAGTTGCTCACGGTGATGTTTGTGGGCGAAGCGATCTTCGGTGTCGCAGGCCTGGTGGCCGCGCCCCTGTATTACGCCTATATCAAGCGCGAATTGCTGGAAGTTGGCTTGGTCTGA
- a CDS encoding bifunctional acetate--CoA ligase family protein/GNAT family N-acetyltransferase produces MEKHYLSPLFTPQSVIVFAGQVDAPEQLPPQACMLVAALQAQTFTGLLRFLDIHSTGTLADLAQSRADLAVIALPPEDLTAALEIAGRIACKAAVIVSSGISAELAASLAKIAKREGVQLLGPNSLGLQRPQLQLNASLAGPLAHRGPLALVSQSGALASSMLDWAANNAVGFSTVVSLGPHTSVDLAHVLDFLANDAQTQSIVVYMEGISDARRFMSALRMAANAKPVVVLKAGRRPAGNEAAQTHSGAIVGSDDVFDAALRRAGAVRVRSFVELFSAAKCLASRYRPVGKRLALVTNGGGPGVLAADWINELQLELGRLSANTAETLKPLLPPLASLTDLIDLSEEADAEHFKAALDAAGKDRGVDGVLAIYSPKAGHDASAVATALAEVKKTIGKPLLSCWMGDSTVNAARGILKAAEIPSFRTPEAAVGAFGNIASFYQNQLLLQQTPPPLSTLAKPDIEGARLVIESVLAERRKVLTEMESKTLLSAFHVPVTRTILARSANEAMMIATQLGFPAVLKIDSPDISHKSDVGGVALNIMNATGVRDTYNDMMQTVQRLRPDARINGVTVQSMVRSRHGREIYIGLVTDDPFGPVIAFGAGGTMIELINDRAMELPPLNQFLARRLIERSRVAETLGEWRDNAPANIDLLEQILLRISEMVCELPQLREMDINPIIVDEHGALAVDARIVIDNAPQGVSSRVHNYNHLSILPYPAQYEQLWPMRGGGEYTVRPVQPDDAQMLQDLVQGLSKESRYFRFVSSMHELPPAMLARFTLIDYDREMALVAVHKTRTAGEDGEMLETERIIGVSRYVTNPDKSSCEFSLVVADEFAGKGLGSRLMMSIMDVARDKGLSEIEGLVLTHNPGMLKLMRSLGFTVKTFEEDADFKLVSHPL; encoded by the coding sequence ATGGAAAAGCATTACCTGTCCCCTCTGTTTACCCCGCAATCGGTCATCGTGTTTGCCGGGCAGGTGGATGCACCTGAGCAACTGCCGCCTCAGGCATGCATGCTGGTGGCCGCCCTGCAGGCCCAGACATTTACCGGCCTCCTGCGTTTTCTGGACATCCACAGCACCGGCACCCTGGCAGACCTGGCGCAATCGCGCGCAGACCTGGCGGTCATCGCCCTCCCACCTGAGGATCTGACCGCTGCGCTGGAAATTGCAGGGCGCATTGCCTGCAAAGCCGCAGTGATTGTGTCCAGTGGCATCAGTGCAGAGCTGGCAGCATCCCTGGCCAAAATCGCCAAACGGGAAGGCGTGCAACTGCTGGGCCCGAATTCTTTGGGCTTGCAACGCCCGCAGTTGCAGCTCAATGCCAGCCTCGCCGGCCCCTTGGCACACCGCGGGCCGCTGGCGCTGGTGTCGCAGTCGGGCGCCCTGGCCTCTTCCATGCTGGACTGGGCTGCCAACAACGCTGTAGGCTTCTCCACCGTCGTGTCATTGGGCCCCCACACCTCCGTGGATTTGGCGCACGTGCTCGACTTTCTGGCCAATGACGCACAGACCCAAAGCATCGTGGTCTACATGGAGGGCATTTCGGATGCCCGCCGGTTCATGAGTGCCCTGCGTATGGCTGCCAACGCCAAACCGGTGGTGGTGCTCAAGGCCGGGCGTCGCCCTGCCGGCAATGAGGCCGCCCAAACCCACAGCGGCGCCATAGTGGGCAGTGACGATGTGTTCGACGCTGCTCTGCGCCGCGCAGGCGCCGTGCGGGTGCGCTCTTTCGTGGAGCTGTTCTCGGCAGCCAAGTGCCTGGCATCGCGCTACCGCCCCGTCGGCAAGCGCTTGGCACTGGTCACCAACGGGGGCGGCCCCGGCGTGCTGGCCGCCGACTGGATCAACGAACTCCAGCTGGAACTCGGCAGGCTTTCTGCCAATACCGCAGAAACCCTCAAACCCCTGCTCCCGCCGTTGGCCTCCTTAACGGATCTGATTGATCTGTCGGAGGAAGCGGACGCTGAACACTTCAAGGCAGCGCTGGACGCTGCCGGCAAGGACCGGGGCGTAGACGGCGTGTTGGCCATCTATTCGCCCAAAGCGGGCCACGACGCGTCTGCGGTGGCCACCGCCCTGGCAGAGGTCAAAAAAACCATAGGTAAACCCTTGCTCTCCTGTTGGATGGGCGACAGCACGGTCAACGCGGCACGTGGCATCCTGAAAGCCGCCGAGATACCCAGCTTCAGAACTCCGGAAGCCGCAGTGGGCGCCTTCGGGAACATCGCTTCGTTCTATCAAAACCAGCTGCTCTTGCAGCAAACGCCACCACCGCTCTCCACGCTGGCCAAGCCGGACATTGAAGGCGCGCGCCTGGTGATCGAAAGCGTGCTGGCCGAGCGGCGCAAAGTGCTTACCGAGATGGAGTCCAAGACCCTGCTCTCGGCATTCCACGTTCCCGTCACCCGTACCATCCTGGCCCGCAGCGCCAACGAGGCCATGATGATTGCCACACAGCTGGGTTTTCCGGCAGTGCTCAAGATCGACTCGCCCGACATCAGCCACAAATCGGATGTGGGCGGCGTGGCGCTGAACATCATGAACGCCACCGGTGTGCGTGACACCTACAACGACATGATGCAAACCGTGCAACGCCTGCGCCCCGATGCGCGCATCAACGGCGTCACGGTGCAGAGCATGGTGCGCTCCCGCCATGGCCGTGAGATCTATATCGGACTGGTCACGGATGACCCGTTCGGACCGGTCATTGCCTTCGGCGCCGGCGGCACCATGATCGAGTTAATCAACGACCGCGCCATGGAACTGCCCCCGCTCAACCAGTTTCTGGCGCGCCGCCTCATCGAGCGCTCGCGCGTGGCCGAGACCTTGGGTGAATGGCGCGACAACGCACCCGCCAACATCGACCTGCTGGAGCAGATATTGCTGCGCATCTCCGAGATGGTGTGCGAGCTGCCCCAGCTGCGCGAGATGGACATCAACCCCATCATCGTGGATGAACATGGCGCGCTCGCGGTGGATGCGCGCATCGTCATCGACAACGCGCCGCAAGGCGTCAGCAGCCGCGTTCACAACTACAACCACCTTTCCATACTGCCCTACCCCGCCCAGTACGAGCAACTCTGGCCCATGCGCGGGGGCGGTGAATACACCGTGCGCCCGGTGCAACCGGACGACGCGCAGATGCTGCAGGACCTGGTGCAAGGCCTTTCCAAGGAGAGTCGCTACTTCCGCTTTGTCTCCAGCATGCATGAGCTGCCCCCCGCCATGCTCGCCCGCTTCACACTGATTGATTACGACCGCGAAATGGCGCTGGTCGCAGTGCACAAAACCCGCACTGCGGGCGAAGACGGTGAGATGCTGGAAACCGAACGCATCATCGGTGTGTCGCGCTATGTGACCAACCCTGACAAATCGAGTTGTGAGTTCTCTTTGGTGGTGGCAGACGAGTTTGCCGGCAAAGGCCTGGGCTCGCGGCTGATGATGTCCATCATGGACGTGGCACGCGACAAAGGCCTGAGCGAAATCGAAGGCCTGGTGCTCACCCACAACCCCGGCATGCTCAAGCTCATGCGCAGCCTGGGCTTCACCGTCAAAACCTTTGAAGAAGACGCCGATTTCAAGCTGGTAAGCCACCCGCTGTAG